The following proteins are co-located in the Noviherbaspirillum sp. UKPF54 genome:
- a CDS encoding DUF779 domain-containing protein, which yields MAHTTPSRVVATEAAVQLIDTLMRVYGPLIFFQSGDCAEGGSPMCYPAGEFSIGQSDVCLGVLHGSAFYVGRDDAEYWLHTQLIVDVLDGAGGMFSLENGTGKRFFVRTRPFSDEECERLARQAARECVRQ from the coding sequence ATGGCACACACGACACCGTCCAGAGTGGTGGCCACCGAGGCCGCCGTTCAACTGATCGATACCTTGATGCGGGTCTACGGCCCGCTGATCTTTTTCCAGTCCGGGGACTGCGCCGAAGGCGGCTCGCCGATGTGTTATCCGGCGGGCGAATTCAGCATCGGGCAGTCCGATGTCTGCCTCGGCGTGTTGCACGGATCGGCGTTTTATGTCGGACGCGACGACGCCGAGTATTGGCTGCATACGCAGCTGATCGTCGACGTCCTCGATGGCGCCGGCGGCATGTTTTCGCTGGAGAACGGAACCGGGAAAAGGTTTTTCGTCCGGACCCGGCCGTTCTCCGACGAGGAGTGCGAACGGCTGGCGCGGCAGGCGGCGCGCGAGTGCGTGCGCCAGTAG
- the pedF gene encoding cytochrome c-550 PedF yields the protein MKISLTLCSLAVVLSAAAMHAPPAAAHGDVTPQPVDTKSLPQLGEGWRDENPFRGNTEAIRIGSSAFNQNCARCHGIEAISGGIAPDLRKLDRDCMGQKNETKRQDCFKEIDQYFLTSARHGKVRNGAVYMPPFEGTLSQEAMWSIKAYLETRRETK from the coding sequence ATGAAAATCTCTCTCACCCTGTGCTCGCTGGCCGTCGTGCTGTCCGCTGCCGCGATGCATGCTCCGCCCGCCGCCGCGCACGGCGACGTCACGCCCCAGCCGGTCGACACCAAGTCCCTGCCGCAGCTGGGCGAAGGCTGGCGCGACGAGAACCCGTTCCGCGGCAATACGGAAGCCATCCGCATCGGCAGTTCCGCTTTCAACCAGAACTGCGCGCGCTGCCACGGCATCGAGGCGATCTCCGGCGGCATCGCGCCCGACCTGCGCAAGCTCGACCGCGACTGCATGGGCCAGAAGAATGAAACGAAGCGCCAGGACTGCTTCAAGGAGATCGACCAGTATTTCCTGACGTCGGCCCGGCACGGCAAGGTGCGCAACGGCGCGGTCTACATGCCGCCGTTCGAAGGCACGCTGAGCCAGGAAGCGATGTGGTCGATCAAGGCTTACCTGGAAACGCGGCGCGAGACGAAGTAA
- a CDS encoding PQQ-dependent methanol/ethanol family dehydrogenase, with protein MKTKKSNPIRWSVLAALVVAGGAQAAGVTDAMIEGDARSGKEVLSWGMGQQGQRFSPLTQINAKTVSRLVPAWSFSFGGEKQRGQESQPLIHDGVMFVTASYSRIYALDVKTGQKLWKYEHRLPEAIMPCCDVVNRGAALYDNLVIFATLDAQLVALDQKTGEVVWKEKIDDYKAGYSNTAAPLIAKGLLLTGVSGGEFGIVGRVEARNPRTGELVWMRPMVEGHMGYKYDKDGKQIENGITGTTNKTWPGELWKTGGAATWLGGTYDPSTGLAYFGTGNPAPWNSHLRPGDNLYSSSTVALDVETGQIKWHYQTTPHDGWDFDGVNEFVTFDMNGKRMGGKADRNGFFYVIDAKNGKLENAFPFVRKITWATSIDLKTGRPNYSPTGRPGDPTKGSDGKKGESVFSAPSFLGGKNQMPMAYSPKTQMFYVPANEWGMEIWNEPISYKKGAAYLGAGFTIKPLHEDYIGALRAIDPKSGKIVWEAKNNAPLWGGVMTTAGDLVFYGTPEGYLKALDAKTGKELWKFQTGSGVVAPPITWQENGTQYVAVVSGWGGAVPLWGGEVAKRVNFLEQGGSVWVFKLSSI; from the coding sequence ATGAAAACGAAGAAATCCAATCCGATCCGATGGTCCGTGCTGGCGGCGCTGGTTGTCGCCGGCGGCGCGCAGGCGGCCGGCGTCACCGACGCGATGATCGAGGGCGACGCCAGGAGCGGTAAAGAGGTGCTGAGCTGGGGCATGGGCCAGCAGGGCCAGCGCTTTTCGCCGCTGACCCAGATCAACGCCAAGACCGTCTCGCGCCTGGTGCCGGCGTGGTCTTTCTCGTTCGGCGGTGAAAAGCAGCGCGGCCAGGAGTCGCAGCCGCTGATCCACGACGGCGTCATGTTCGTCACTGCGTCTTACTCGCGCATCTACGCGCTCGACGTCAAGACCGGCCAGAAGCTGTGGAAGTACGAGCACCGCCTGCCGGAAGCGATCATGCCCTGCTGCGACGTGGTCAACCGCGGCGCCGCGCTGTACGACAACCTCGTCATCTTCGCCACGCTCGACGCCCAGCTGGTCGCGCTCGACCAGAAGACCGGCGAGGTGGTGTGGAAGGAAAAGATCGACGACTACAAGGCCGGCTACTCGAACACCGCCGCGCCCTTGATCGCCAAGGGCTTGCTGCTGACCGGCGTGTCCGGTGGCGAGTTCGGCATCGTCGGCCGCGTCGAGGCGCGCAACCCGCGCACCGGCGAACTGGTGTGGATGCGCCCGATGGTGGAAGGCCACATGGGCTACAAGTACGACAAGGACGGCAAGCAGATCGAGAACGGCATCACCGGCACCACCAACAAGACCTGGCCGGGCGAGCTGTGGAAGACCGGCGGCGCGGCCACCTGGCTGGGCGGCACCTACGACCCGAGCACCGGCCTGGCCTACTTCGGCACCGGCAACCCGGCGCCGTGGAACAGCCACCTGCGCCCCGGCGACAACCTGTATTCCTCGTCGACGGTGGCGCTCGACGTCGAGACCGGCCAGATCAAGTGGCATTACCAGACCACCCCGCACGACGGCTGGGACTTCGACGGCGTCAATGAATTCGTCACGTTCGACATGAACGGCAAGCGCATGGGCGGCAAGGCCGACCGCAACGGCTTCTTCTACGTGATCGACGCGAAGAACGGCAAGCTGGAAAACGCCTTCCCGTTCGTGCGCAAGATCACCTGGGCCACCAGCATCGATCTCAAGACCGGCCGCCCGAACTACTCGCCGACCGGCCGCCCGGGCGACCCGACCAAGGGCAGCGACGGCAAGAAGGGCGAATCGGTGTTCTCCGCGCCGTCCTTCCTTGGCGGGAAGAACCAGATGCCGATGGCCTACAGCCCGAAGACGCAGATGTTCTACGTGCCGGCCAACGAGTGGGGCATGGAAATCTGGAACGAGCCGATCAGCTACAAGAAGGGCGCGGCCTACCTCGGCGCCGGCTTCACCATCAAGCCGCTGCATGAGGATTACATCGGCGCGCTGCGCGCGATCGACCCGAAGAGCGGCAAGATCGTGTGGGAAGCGAAGAACAATGCGCCGCTGTGGGGCGGCGTGATGACCACCGCCGGCGACCTGGTGTTCTACGGCACGCCGGAAGGCTACCTGAAAGCGCTCGACGCCAAGACGGGCAAGGAATTGTGGAAGTTCCAGACCGGCTCCGGCGTGGTTGCGCCCCCGATCACCTGGCAGGAAAACGGCACGCAATACGTGGCGGTGGTATCCGGCTGGGGCGGCGCGGTGCCGCTGTGGGGCGGCGAAGTCGCCAAGCGCGTGAACTTCCTGGAGCAGGGCGGTTCGGTCTGGGTGTTCAAGCTGTCATCAATTTAA
- a CDS encoding ABC transporter substrate-binding protein — translation MKPFPRRSLLLSLFCALSLCAQAAFADLDQLRHAGVLKVAVYNDMQPFSGKSGGIDVDLANALAKKLGLRVNLLPFDAGESLNDDLRNMVWKGHYLGYGPADVMMHVPVDKALMAENRKVSIFAPYYRDRVRLVRNAQAIPECAAADCLVGKRVGAEKVSIAAMVLLGEQDGKLRDSVKIYDTAAAALAALKAGELDAVLANQSEIESALRGDPGYPLSDLFFARLPRQGWVVGMAVRQDDVELARALQSAVNELEASGEMAQIFARYGVRQVKP, via the coding sequence ATGAAACCCTTTCCCAGGCGCTCGCTGCTGCTTTCGCTCTTCTGCGCCCTGAGCCTGTGCGCGCAGGCCGCCTTCGCCGACCTCGACCAGCTGCGCCACGCCGGCGTGCTCAAGGTGGCCGTCTACAACGACATGCAGCCCTTCTCCGGCAAGAGCGGCGGCATCGACGTCGATTTGGCCAATGCCTTGGCCAAGAAGCTCGGGCTGCGCGTGAACCTGCTGCCGTTCGACGCCGGCGAAAGCCTGAACGACGATTTGCGCAACATGGTGTGGAAGGGCCACTACCTCGGCTACGGCCCGGCCGACGTGATGATGCATGTCCCGGTCGACAAGGCGCTGATGGCCGAAAACAGGAAGGTGTCGATCTTCGCCCCGTACTACCGCGACCGCGTGCGCCTGGTGCGCAATGCGCAGGCGATCCCCGAGTGCGCAGCGGCCGACTGCCTGGTCGGCAAGCGGGTCGGCGCCGAGAAGGTGTCGATCGCCGCCATGGTGCTGCTGGGCGAGCAGGACGGCAAGCTGCGCGACAGCGTGAAAATCTACGACACCGCTGCCGCCGCGCTGGCCGCGCTGAAGGCCGGCGAGCTCGACGCGGTGCTGGCCAACCAGTCGGAGATCGAGTCGGCGCTGCGCGGCGACCCCGGCTATCCGCTGTCGGACCTGTTCTTTGCGCGCCTGCCGCGCCAGGGATGGGTGGTCGGGATGGCGGTGCGGCAGGACGACGTCGAGCTGGCGCGGGCGCTGCAGAGCGCCGTCAACGAACTGGAAGCCTCCGGCGAGATGGCGCAGATTTTCGCAAGGTACGGCGTGCGGCAGGTAAAACCCTGA
- a CDS encoding universal stress protein: MSLKNLMVHLDQSERTSCRLALAVSLARMHQARLVGVFGQLAQSQSVGVVSSWPTPEYAAAAEASKAAFEAAAAGLPQAEWHDINRGSEAEVVRRMTDWARHADLVIMGQNDDKISPSVPADLTEEVVLNAGRPVLIIPYIGKFTEVGKRPLVAWSNVREAARALNDALPLMEGCEKATVMSFATNAEEGRSACDHVIRHLACHDIQAQSQVMLVTDIGIMDMLLNATTDLATDLLVMGAQGHIGLPFMSRGAGTRYILRHMTVPVLMSN, encoded by the coding sequence ATGTCATTGAAAAATCTGATGGTTCACCTGGATCAAAGCGAGCGTACTTCTTGCAGGCTGGCTTTGGCCGTATCGCTTGCGCGCATGCACCAAGCGCGCCTGGTTGGGGTGTTTGGGCAGCTGGCGCAATCGCAGAGCGTAGGCGTGGTGTCCTCTTGGCCCACCCCGGAATACGCCGCCGCCGCAGAGGCGAGCAAGGCTGCATTTGAGGCAGCCGCGGCCGGCTTGCCGCAGGCCGAGTGGCACGACATTAATCGCGGCAGCGAAGCTGAAGTGGTGCGACGGATGACAGATTGGGCGCGCCACGCCGACCTTGTCATCATGGGGCAGAATGACGACAAGATCAGCCCTAGTGTTCCTGCCGATCTGACCGAAGAAGTCGTGCTTAATGCCGGACGCCCCGTACTGATTATCCCTTACATCGGCAAGTTCACCGAAGTCGGCAAACGCCCGCTCGTTGCATGGAGCAATGTGCGTGAGGCGGCCCGTGCACTCAACGACGCACTGCCATTGATGGAAGGGTGTGAAAAGGCGACCGTCATGTCGTTTGCCACCAACGCGGAAGAGGGACGCAGCGCATGCGATCATGTCATTCGCCATCTGGCCTGCCACGATATCCAAGCCCAATCGCAAGTCATGCTGGTCACTGACATCGGCATCATGGACATGCTGCTCAACGCAACCACCGACCTTGCGACAGACCTGCTCGTCATGGGCGCCCAGGGACATATCGGATTGCCGTTTATGAGTCGCGGCGCTGGAACCCGCTACATACTCAGGCACATGACCGTACCAGTGCTCATGTCCAATTAA
- a CDS encoding C40 family peptidase: MRSVTFLLACCLVASAHSADLSSSGASTAQPAADMSGPTHEITARALALVGSKYRFGGTSPGRGFDCSGLVDYVFHDTAAQELPRTAAEISRVGEKVDIDQLQPGDLVFFNTLRRAFSHVGIYLGGNKFIHAPRSGAKVRVDALDLAYWKKRFNGARRILSFKQPTQLANVDDRVTMYLF, encoded by the coding sequence ATGCGTAGCGTCACTTTTCTCCTTGCCTGCTGTCTGGTCGCCAGCGCGCACAGTGCCGATCTGTCCTCTTCCGGGGCCAGCACCGCGCAACCTGCCGCTGACATGAGCGGGCCGACGCATGAGATCACGGCGCGCGCCCTCGCCCTAGTAGGAAGCAAATATCGCTTCGGCGGCACGTCTCCGGGGCGCGGCTTTGACTGTAGCGGCCTGGTGGACTACGTCTTCCACGACACGGCAGCGCAGGAGCTGCCGCGCACCGCGGCTGAGATCAGTCGGGTGGGAGAGAAAGTTGACATCGACCAGCTGCAACCGGGCGACCTGGTGTTCTTCAACACATTGCGGCGTGCGTTTTCCCACGTCGGTATCTACTTAGGCGGCAACAAGTTCATCCACGCGCCCCGCTCGGGCGCGAAGGTGCGCGTGGATGCGTTGGACCTGGCTTACTGGAAGAAGCGTTTCAACGGTGCGCGCCGGATACTGAGCTTTAAGCAGCCAACGCAGCTCGCTAATGTCGATGATCGGGTGACGATGTATCTTTTTTAG
- a CDS encoding alpha/beta fold hydrolase — translation MRILKFTLVALTAFMACVFAFTHFAPERATAILLDLDRSRSGMVRKEIDLPNGLHYVYLEGGQGEPLMLLHGFGADKDNFTRVARHLTPRYHVIVPDQIGFGESSHPPQADYTALSQAGNLHALAQALGIKQLHLGGSSMGGQIALTYASLYPDQVGSLWLLAPAGVWSAPPGDLAKSMQRSGKNTLLPKNEEEFARLFSFVMSDPPYIPRFVKNVIAQESIVNYDLHARIFEQTKNDNTLEKRVAGLQTPTLIVWGEQDRALHVDSAAILHKLLPRSQVIILPNVGHLPMIERDEKVAADYLQFRAGLAKP, via the coding sequence ATGCGCATACTGAAATTTACTCTAGTGGCCTTGACCGCGTTCATGGCCTGCGTGTTCGCCTTCACCCACTTCGCACCGGAACGCGCCACCGCCATTCTGCTCGACCTCGACCGCTCCCGTTCCGGCATGGTCCGCAAGGAAATCGACTTGCCCAACGGTTTGCACTACGTTTATCTCGAAGGCGGGCAAGGCGAGCCGCTGATGCTGTTGCACGGCTTTGGCGCGGACAAGGATAACTTCACGCGCGTGGCGCGCCACCTGACGCCCCGCTACCACGTGATCGTGCCGGACCAGATCGGTTTTGGCGAATCGTCGCACCCGCCACAAGCCGACTATACGGCCCTTTCGCAAGCCGGCAATCTGCATGCGCTGGCACAGGCTCTCGGCATCAAGCAGCTGCACCTGGGCGGCAGCTCGATGGGCGGGCAGATCGCGCTGACCTATGCATCGCTTTATCCGGATCAAGTCGGCAGCCTGTGGCTGCTGGCACCGGCTGGCGTGTGGAGCGCCCCGCCCGGCGACCTGGCAAAAAGCATGCAGCGCAGCGGGAAAAACACGCTGCTGCCGAAAAACGAGGAAGAGTTTGCGCGCCTGTTCAGCTTCGTGATGAGCGATCCGCCCTATATTCCGCGCTTTGTGAAGAACGTGATCGCGCAGGAAAGCATCGTCAATTACGATTTGCATGCGCGTATTTTTGAGCAAACCAAGAATGACAATACGCTCGAAAAGCGTGTCGCGGGACTGCAAACGCCGACCCTGATCGTATGGGGTGAGCAAGATCGCGCGCTGCATGTTGACAGCGCCGCGATCCTGCATAAACTGCTGCCACGCTCGCAAGTGATTATCCTGCCCAACGTCGGCCACTTGCCGATGATAGAACGCGACGAGAAAGTCGCGGCCGACTACCTTCAGTTTCGCGCCGGACTGGCCAAGCCTTAG
- a CDS encoding YciI family protein has product MVVPDGEWDAVSRDAHAVIHEAKAAGVYVFSGGIDEDVPPALVSADGTVAEGGYPWAPPLNGGFTVLELPSREEAVAWATRFATACRCDQELRVFGFDPQS; this is encoded by the coding sequence ATGGTAGTACCCGATGGCGAGTGGGACGCGGTAAGCCGCGACGCGCACGCCGTGATCCATGAAGCTAAGGCCGCTGGCGTCTACGTCTTTAGCGGCGGCATCGACGAAGACGTTCCGCCCGCGCTTGTTTCGGCCGACGGCACGGTCGCCGAGGGCGGCTACCCGTGGGCTCCCCCGCTCAATGGCGGCTTCACCGTGCTCGAACTGCCCTCGCGCGAGGAAGCCGTCGCGTGGGCCACGCGCTTCGCGACGGCTTGCCGCTGCGACCAGGAGCTGCGTGTCTTCGGGTTCGACCCGCAGTCGTGA